The Bifidobacteriaceae bacterium genome segment CAGCTCCGGCAGGTTGATCATGATCACGCCGCCGTCGTCAGACGGGTTGACCCCCAGGTCAGAGTTGCGGATGGCCTTCTCAATGGTGGCCATGGCCGTGCGGTCGTAGGGTGTGATGGCGACCGTGCGGGCCTCCCGGATCGCGATCGACGCCAACGACTGCAGCGGCGTTGGCGTCCCGTAATAGTCCACTTCGATGCGGTCGAACAAAGCCTTGTTGGCGCGGCCCGTGCGGATGGCCTGGAACTCGCTGGCCGCGTTCTCGACCGACCGGTCCATGCGCCTGCCGGCGTCTTTCAACACATCAGCGATCATGTCTCTAGCTCCCTCAGATGGCAGTTGGGCGGAGCGCGGCTGGGCGCCGCGTTCCTAATTGGCGGCTGTTAACAGGGTACCTAGCCGTTCGCCCTCAAGGACGCGCAGGACCTGATCCGTTCCCTCCAGGCCGAACACGACCATGGGCAGGCGGTTCTCCATGCAGAGCGAGAACGCCGCCGCGTCGACCACCTTCAGGTTCAGGGCCAGCGCCTCCTCGTAGGTGACGCGGGTCAGCTTGGTGGCGCTTGGATCTGTGCGCGGGTCGGCGGTGTAGACGCCGTCCACGCCGTTCTTGG includes the following:
- the frr gene encoding ribosome recycling factor; amino-acid sequence: MIADVLKDAGRRMDRSVENAASEFQAIRTGRANKALFDRIEVDYYGTPTPLQSLASIAIREARTVAITPYDRTAMATIEKAIRNSDLGVNPSDDGGVIMINLPELTAERRKEYVKLARNRAEEGRVSVRQVRHKAKEGLARALKDGDAGEDEVRHAEKELDSLTKAHIAKIDNLLAHKEAELLEV